Proteins from one Triplophysa dalaica isolate WHDGS20190420 chromosome 6, ASM1584641v1, whole genome shotgun sequence genomic window:
- the tmem74b gene encoding transmembrane protein 74B, producing MESLNAVELRELGDGSGRESQQASSAPRTATGIENASFEDEEQGTRIRVTSRTCGPDCMATEHQSNPTRIQREVTSPRSDDEPELEYNDNSVDYGFICALIFLISGIILVVIAYTIPREARVNPDQVTARQMEKLEMYYAQLGSHLDKCIIAGLGLLTLGGMLLSVLLMVSICKGELYRRRTFARRHMKSYGSVNMRMRQLAEGDGRDALVECEPSAATDATNGNEAPSGAQST from the coding sequence ATGGAGTCTCTGAATGCCGTAGAGCTCCGTGAACTGGGGGATGGGAGCGGCCGGGAATCACAGCAGGCCTCATCAGCACCGCGGACAGCGACCGGCATCGAAAACGCGTCGTTCGAGGATGAAGAACAGGGAACGAGGATCCGTGTTACGTCGAGAACATGTGGACCCGACTGCATGGCGACCGAGCACCAGTCAAATCCAACGCGTATTCAGAGAGAAGTGACCTCCCCGCGCTCCGACGACGAGCCCGAGCTCGAATACAACGACAATTCGGTGGACTACGGTTTCATATGCGCGCTCATATTCCTCATCAGCGGGATAATATTGGTTGTAATAGCCTACACGATCCCCAGAGAGGCCAGAGTCAATCCGGACCAGGTGACAGCGCGCCAGATGGAAAAACTGGAGATGTATTACGCGCAGCTCGGTTCGCACCTCGACAAATGCATTATAGCGGGACTTGGCTTGCTCACACTTGGGGGGATGCTCTTATCTGTTTTGTTAATGGTGTCTATATGCAAAGGGGAACTGTATCGCAGGAGAACTTTCGCCAGGAGACACATGAAGTCGTACGGATCTGTTAATATGAGAATGAGACAGTTGGCGGAGGGTGATGGGAGGGACGCGCTCGTGGAGTGTGAACCGAGCGCTGCCACTGACGCCACGAACGGTAATGAAGCTCCTAGCGGAGCGCAAAGCACGTAG